Proteins from a single region of Syngnathus typhle isolate RoL2023-S1 ecotype Sweden linkage group LG10, RoL_Styp_1.0, whole genome shotgun sequence:
- the si:ch211-1i11.3 gene encoding mitogen-activated protein kinase kinase kinase 5 isoform X1, translating into MYTTERRRMSLRREPAAWLQASAGSMWQDPLAMEMSARSSAAKNGVVSPRSRGRAVSVAYIANDREAEADAVDSAAARAARADSAPAERHLSLACLKEACADSRASFQSIPFERISMATTDVLDSFYNAGEEFASVFAKPIWFVLLPVFALKEPCSTVLLSDVAVVEMSDSFCQASLFYHLGVRESFSMTNNIILYCYKEDTDLQAVKEQCGSYTFVPYVVSPQGKAFACDGTLMTGIKELMQTTFQLDSLLTPLAERLTHLLNTVDVQSSEYFRESIRHDIRSARERFSGQALSQELNRIQMRLDSVELLTPDIVMNLLLSYRDIQDYDAMIKLVEMLNNLPMCLVARHQNIKFHYIFALNRRNQPGDRTKALEEVLPIVQSEGPVVSDVYCLCGRIYKDIFISSGFSDQLSRDQACCWYGKAFEAEPTLHSGINNVVLLMAAGHEFDTSIELRKKGVTLSTLLGRKGSLEKMKNYWDVGFYLGANILVNAHRKVIEASEKLYKLNAPLWYVASVMETYIVYQQFAKPPEVKSPKQDTVDFWMELLLQYCKPSVCTDRCPVLILEPTKVLQPAVVSVSEGNKSHTVQLKHVTPFKKGLHQWTFPAAAIRGVSVSKIDERSCFLYVHYNSDDFQLYFPSEQHCKDFCDLVNSLLQKAENTSEELNPHSEGILEYVYETNENGDKVVLGKGTYGIVYAGRDVSNQVRIAIKEIPEKDSTYSQPLHEEIGLHKRLKHRNIVQYLGSISQDGFIKIFMEEVPGGSLSSLLRSKWGPLKDNEATVIFYTKQILEGLRYLHDNQIVHRDIKGDNVLINTYSGVLKISDFGTSKRLAGINPCTETFAGTLQYMAPEIIDQGPRGYGKPADIWSLGCTIIEMATGKTPFHELGSPQAAMFKVGMFKIHPKVPECMSAEAKSFLMNCFEPNPDDRATAADLLKDTFLRSSPRKKTRAPQECEPEDSSAGDYHRSLSVPVSIRVENTDSGSIDLSCSLDFRGTQLSVFKANHISESPPGNGRFLPVPEDSALDMSSPASTGENMGLFMLRKDSERRATLHRVLTDDVAKVVASIQEALPEFERSSLTSDYITELVCCLRDNICSPDKKRLTGCLRDLRATLLSAAIPLNSLQAVLFSFQDAVKKVLRQELVKPHWMFALDNLLRQAVQDAITVLLPELKLQLQSSFETEDSTPEDASAETKSVHQEAEETEPQRSMDQIPEPPSPMDTILDSNCWLGDELKDLRLETRRLLRLLSDKEREYQHLLKTSVQKKQEDIDAIRGQSPDDRLTASMSRADVMDMVAWLETIPVDQHTIEKLVAHQFTLDCLLQIACRDDLMYCGIRGGMLCRMWAAITAYRKAHPDTFDQDDARR; encoded by the exons ATGTACACGACGGAGCGGAGGCGCATGAGCCTCCGGCGGGAACCCGCCGCCTGGCTGCAGGCGTCTGCGGGAAGTATGTGGCAAGACCCGCTGGCCATGGAGATGAGCGCCCGGAGCAGCGCCGCCAAGAACGGCGTCGTTTCGCCCCGGAGCCGCGGCCGCGCCGTGTCGGTGGCCTACATCGCCAACGACAGGGAGGCCGAGGCGGACGCCGTGGACTCGGCGGCGGCGAGGGCGGCGAGAGCGGACAGCGCCCCAGCCGAGCGTCACTTGTCCCTGGCGTGTCTGAAGGAGGCGTGTGCCGACTCGCGGGCCTCGTTTCAAAGCATCCCCTTCGAGAGGATCTCCATGGCGACCACGGACGTCCTGGATAGCTTTTACAACGCAGGTGAGGAGTTTGCAAGCGTTTTCGCCAAGCCTATTTGGTTCGTTCTTCTTCCAGTATTTGCATTGAAGGAGCCATGCAGCACCGTTTTGTTGTCAGATGTGGCAGTGGTGGAGATGAGCGACTCGTTCTGCCAAGCGTCCCTCTTTTATCACCTGGGAGTGAGGGAAAGTTTCAGCATGACCAACAACATCATCCTGTACTGTTATAAAGAGGATACAGATCTGCAGGCTGTCAAA GAGCAGTGCGGAAGCTACACGTTCGTGCCTTACGTGGTGTCGCCTCAGGGCAAAGCCTTTGCCTGCGACGGTACACTGATGACTGGCATCAAAGAGTTGATGCAGACCACGTTCCAGTTGGATTCGCTTCTCACGCCGCTGGCGGAGCGactcacacatttgctcaacaCCGTGGATGTGCAATCCAG CGAATACTTCAGAGAGTCCATCAGGCACGACATCCGCTCGGCAAGGGAGCGCTTCAGTGGTCAGGCCCTGAGCCAGGAGCTGAATCGCATCCAGATGCGTCTGGACAGTGTGGAGCTTCTCACCCCTGATATCGTCATGAACCTGCTGCTGTCCTACAGGGACATTCAG GATTACGATGCTATGATCAAACTGGTGGAGATGCTGAACAACCTACCCATGTGTCTGGTGGCAAGACATCAAAATATAAAGTTTCACTATATCTTTGCTCTCaacag GAGGAATCAACCAGGCGATCGTACCAAGGCTTTAGAGGAGGTCCTTCCCATTGTGCAATCAGAAGGCCCGGTGGTGTCCGACGTCTACTGCCTGTGCGGTCGCATCTACAAAGACATTTTCATTAGCTCTGGCTTCAGCGACCAGCTCAGCAGAGATCAAGCCTGCTGCTG GTACGGCAAAGCCTTTGAGGCCGAACCTACTCTTCATTCTGGTATCAACAACGTGGTCCTTCTGATGGCAGCCGGACATGAGTTTGATACGTCCATTGAGctgcgcaaaaaag GTGTGACTTTAAGTACTCTGTTGGGCCGGAAGGGCAGCCTGGAGAAGATGAAGAACTACTGGGACGTGGGTTTCTACCTGGGCGCTAACATCCTGGTCAACGCGCATAGGAAAGTCATCGAGGCTTCAGAGAAACTGTACAAGCTCAATGCTCCACTTTG GTACGTCGCATCTGTGATGGAGACGTATATTGTGTACCAGCAGTTTGCTAAGCCTCCCGAGGTGAAGTCTCCCAAACAGGACACCGTGGACTTCTGGATGGAGCTTCTGTTGCAGTATTGTAAACCCAGCGTCTGCACAGACCGCTGCCCG GTGCTCATTTTGGAGCCCACTAAAGTCCTTCAGCCTGCTGTAGTGTCTGTGAGCGAGGGGAACAAAAGTCACACTGTCCAGCTGAAACACGTTACACCCTTCAAG AAAGGCTTACATCAGTGGACTTTCCCGGCCGCTGCAATCCGGGGAGTGAG CGTTTCAAAGATTGACGAGCGGAGCTGCTTCCTGTACGTGCACTACAATTCGGACGACTTCCAACTGTACTTCCCGTCAGAGCAGCACTGTAAAGA TTTCTGTGATTTGGTCAATTCCCTGCTTCAAAAAGCTGAGAACACCTCCGAGGAGTTGAATCCTCACAGTGAAGGAATACTTGAG TATGTCTACGAGACCAACGAGAACGGCGACAAGGTGGTCCTCGGGAAAGGCACCTATGGCATCGTGTACGCCGGCAGGGACGTCAGCAACCAAGTGCGCATCGCCATCAAGGAGATCCCAGAGAAGGACAGCAC GTATTCCCAACCTCTCCACGAGGAGATCGGTTTACACAAGCGGCTGAAGCACAGGAACATCGTCCAGTACTTGGGCTCCATTAGTCAGGACGGTTTCATCAAGATCTTCATGGAAGAAGTACCAGGAG GAAGCCTGTCGTCCCTGCTACGGTCCAAGTGGGGCCCGCTGAAAGACAACGAGGCCACCGTCATCTTCTACACCAAGCAGATCCTCGAGGGGCTGAGATACCTTCACGACAACCAGATTGTCCACAGAGACATCAAG GGTGACAACGTGCTGATAAACACATACAGCGGCGTTTTAAAGATCTCCGACTTTGGAACTTCCAAGAGGCTAGCGGGTATCAACCCCTGCACTGAAACTTTCGCCG GAACTCTCCAGTATATGGCACCCGAGATTATCGACCAGGGGCCCCGGGGGTACGGGAAGCCGGCTGACATCTGGTCCCTCGGGTGTACCATCATCGAAATGGCGACAGGCAAAACGCCCTTCCATGAGCTGGGGAGTCCTCAGGCAGCCATGTTCAAG GTTGGGATGTTTAAAATCCACCCCAAGGTTCCAGAGTGCATGTCAGCAGAAGCCAAGAGCTTCCTCATGAACTGTTTCGAGCCCAATCCGGATGACCGGGCCACGGCAGCCGACCTGCTCAAGGACACCTTCCTCAGGTCGTCCCCTAGGAAGAAGACCAGAGCCCCGCAGGAGTGTGAACCAGAAGACTCCTCCGCTG GTGACTACCACCGCAGCCTGTCTGTGCCAGTCTCCATCCGAGTGGAGAACACAGACTCGGGTTCCATCGACCTGTCCTGCTCGCTGGACTTCAGGGGAACACAGCTGTCCGTCTTCAAAGCCAACCATATCTCAGAGAGCCCCCCCGGCAATGGACGGTTCTTGCC AGTGCCGGAGGACTCTGCACTGGACATGAGCAGCCCAGCGTCCACAGGCGAGAACATGGGCTTGTTCATGCTGAGGAAAGACAGCGAGAGGAGGGCCACGCTGCACCGGGTGCTCACCGACGACGTGGCCAAGGTGGTGGCCAGCATACAGGAAGCCTTGCCAGAG TTTGAGAGGTCATCGCTCACGTCAGACTACATCACCGAGCTTGTTTGCTGTCTACGGGACAACATCTGCTCGCCAGACAAGAAGCGGCTGACCGGCTGCCTGCGGGACCTCCGAGCCACGCTACTATCCGCCGCCATACCTCTCAACAGCCTGCAGGCGGTGCTGTTCAGCTTCCAGGACGCA GTGAAGAAGGTGTTGAGGCAAGAGCTGGTGAAGCCTCATTGGATGTTCGCACTCGACAATCTTCTGAGGCAGGCCGTGCAGGACGCCATCACTGTGCTTCTTCCAG AACTGAAACTCCAGCTGCAATCGTCCTTTGAGACAGAGGACAGCACTCCTGAGGATGCGTCGGCTGAGACAAAgtctgtccaccaggaggcgGAGGAGACAGAACCCCAACGGTCCATGGACCAGATCCCGGAACCGCCAAGCCCCATGGACACCATCCTGGACAGCAACTGCTGGCTCGGTGACGAACTGAAGGACCTCCGACTGGAGACCAGAAG ACTGCTGAGGCTGTTGAGTGACAAGGAGCGAGAGTACCAGCACCTACTGAAGACTTCAGTCCAGAAGAAGCAAGAGGACATTGATGCTATCAGAGGACAGAGTCCAG
- the si:ch211-1i11.3 gene encoding mitogen-activated protein kinase kinase kinase 5 isoform X3, whose translation MYTTERRRMSLRREPAAWLQASAGSMWQDPLAMEMSARSSAAKNGVVSPRSRGRAVSVAYIANDREAEADAVDSAAARAARADSAPAERHLSLACLKEACADSRASFQSIPFERISMATTDVLDSFYNADVAVVEMSDSFCQASLFYHLGVRESFSMTNNIILYCYKEDTDLQAVKEQCGSYTFVPYVVSPQGKAFACDGTLMTGIKELMQTTFQLDSLLTPLAERLTHLLNTVDVQSSEYFRESIRHDIRSARERFSGQALSQELNRIQMRLDSVELLTPDIVMNLLLSYRDIQDYDAMIKLVEMLNNLPMCLVARHQNIKFHYIFALNRRNQPGDRTKALEEVLPIVQSEGPVVSDVYCLCGRIYKDIFISSGFSDQLSRDQACCWYGKAFEAEPTLHSGINNVVLLMAAGHEFDTSIELRKKGVTLSTLLGRKGSLEKMKNYWDVGFYLGANILVNAHRKVIEASEKLYKLNAPLWYVASVMETYIVYQQFAKPPEVKSPKQDTVDFWMELLLQYCKPSVCTDRCPVLILEPTKVLQPAVVSVSEGNKSHTVQLKHVTPFKKGLHQWTFPAAAIRGVSVSKIDERSCFLYVHYNSDDFQLYFPSEQHCKDFCDLVNSLLQKAENTSEELNPHSEGILEYVYETNENGDKVVLGKGTYGIVYAGRDVSNQVRIAIKEIPEKDSTYSQPLHEEIGLHKRLKHRNIVQYLGSISQDGFIKIFMEEVPGGSLSSLLRSKWGPLKDNEATVIFYTKQILEGLRYLHDNQIVHRDIKGDNVLINTYSGVLKISDFGTSKRLAGINPCTETFAGTLQYMAPEIIDQGPRGYGKPADIWSLGCTIIEMATGKTPFHELGSPQAAMFKVGMFKIHPKVPECMSAEAKSFLMNCFEPNPDDRATAADLLKDTFLRSSPRKKTRAPQECEPEDSSAGDYHRSLSVPVSIRVENTDSGSIDLSCSLDFRGTQLSVFKANHISESPPGNGRFLPVPEDSALDMSSPASTGENMGLFMLRKDSERRATLHRVLTDDVAKVVASIQEALPEFERSSLTSDYITELVCCLRDNICSPDKKRLTGCLRDLRATLLSAAIPLNSLQAVLFSFQDAVKKVLRQELVKPHWMFALDNLLRQAVQDAITVLLPELKLQLQSSFETEDSTPEDASAETKSVHQEAEETEPQRSMDQIPEPPSPMDTILDSNCWLGDELKDLRLETRRLLRLLSDKEREYQHLLKTSVQKKQEDIDAIRGQSPDDRLTASMSRADVMDMVAWLETIPVDQHTIEKLVAHQFTLDCLLQIACRDDLMYCGIRGGMLCRMWAAITAYRKAHPDTFDQDDARR comes from the exons ATGTACACGACGGAGCGGAGGCGCATGAGCCTCCGGCGGGAACCCGCCGCCTGGCTGCAGGCGTCTGCGGGAAGTATGTGGCAAGACCCGCTGGCCATGGAGATGAGCGCCCGGAGCAGCGCCGCCAAGAACGGCGTCGTTTCGCCCCGGAGCCGCGGCCGCGCCGTGTCGGTGGCCTACATCGCCAACGACAGGGAGGCCGAGGCGGACGCCGTGGACTCGGCGGCGGCGAGGGCGGCGAGAGCGGACAGCGCCCCAGCCGAGCGTCACTTGTCCCTGGCGTGTCTGAAGGAGGCGTGTGCCGACTCGCGGGCCTCGTTTCAAAGCATCCCCTTCGAGAGGATCTCCATGGCGACCACGGACGTCCTGGATAGCTTTTACAACGCAG ATGTGGCAGTGGTGGAGATGAGCGACTCGTTCTGCCAAGCGTCCCTCTTTTATCACCTGGGAGTGAGGGAAAGTTTCAGCATGACCAACAACATCATCCTGTACTGTTATAAAGAGGATACAGATCTGCAGGCTGTCAAA GAGCAGTGCGGAAGCTACACGTTCGTGCCTTACGTGGTGTCGCCTCAGGGCAAAGCCTTTGCCTGCGACGGTACACTGATGACTGGCATCAAAGAGTTGATGCAGACCACGTTCCAGTTGGATTCGCTTCTCACGCCGCTGGCGGAGCGactcacacatttgctcaacaCCGTGGATGTGCAATCCAG CGAATACTTCAGAGAGTCCATCAGGCACGACATCCGCTCGGCAAGGGAGCGCTTCAGTGGTCAGGCCCTGAGCCAGGAGCTGAATCGCATCCAGATGCGTCTGGACAGTGTGGAGCTTCTCACCCCTGATATCGTCATGAACCTGCTGCTGTCCTACAGGGACATTCAG GATTACGATGCTATGATCAAACTGGTGGAGATGCTGAACAACCTACCCATGTGTCTGGTGGCAAGACATCAAAATATAAAGTTTCACTATATCTTTGCTCTCaacag GAGGAATCAACCAGGCGATCGTACCAAGGCTTTAGAGGAGGTCCTTCCCATTGTGCAATCAGAAGGCCCGGTGGTGTCCGACGTCTACTGCCTGTGCGGTCGCATCTACAAAGACATTTTCATTAGCTCTGGCTTCAGCGACCAGCTCAGCAGAGATCAAGCCTGCTGCTG GTACGGCAAAGCCTTTGAGGCCGAACCTACTCTTCATTCTGGTATCAACAACGTGGTCCTTCTGATGGCAGCCGGACATGAGTTTGATACGTCCATTGAGctgcgcaaaaaag GTGTGACTTTAAGTACTCTGTTGGGCCGGAAGGGCAGCCTGGAGAAGATGAAGAACTACTGGGACGTGGGTTTCTACCTGGGCGCTAACATCCTGGTCAACGCGCATAGGAAAGTCATCGAGGCTTCAGAGAAACTGTACAAGCTCAATGCTCCACTTTG GTACGTCGCATCTGTGATGGAGACGTATATTGTGTACCAGCAGTTTGCTAAGCCTCCCGAGGTGAAGTCTCCCAAACAGGACACCGTGGACTTCTGGATGGAGCTTCTGTTGCAGTATTGTAAACCCAGCGTCTGCACAGACCGCTGCCCG GTGCTCATTTTGGAGCCCACTAAAGTCCTTCAGCCTGCTGTAGTGTCTGTGAGCGAGGGGAACAAAAGTCACACTGTCCAGCTGAAACACGTTACACCCTTCAAG AAAGGCTTACATCAGTGGACTTTCCCGGCCGCTGCAATCCGGGGAGTGAG CGTTTCAAAGATTGACGAGCGGAGCTGCTTCCTGTACGTGCACTACAATTCGGACGACTTCCAACTGTACTTCCCGTCAGAGCAGCACTGTAAAGA TTTCTGTGATTTGGTCAATTCCCTGCTTCAAAAAGCTGAGAACACCTCCGAGGAGTTGAATCCTCACAGTGAAGGAATACTTGAG TATGTCTACGAGACCAACGAGAACGGCGACAAGGTGGTCCTCGGGAAAGGCACCTATGGCATCGTGTACGCCGGCAGGGACGTCAGCAACCAAGTGCGCATCGCCATCAAGGAGATCCCAGAGAAGGACAGCAC GTATTCCCAACCTCTCCACGAGGAGATCGGTTTACACAAGCGGCTGAAGCACAGGAACATCGTCCAGTACTTGGGCTCCATTAGTCAGGACGGTTTCATCAAGATCTTCATGGAAGAAGTACCAGGAG GAAGCCTGTCGTCCCTGCTACGGTCCAAGTGGGGCCCGCTGAAAGACAACGAGGCCACCGTCATCTTCTACACCAAGCAGATCCTCGAGGGGCTGAGATACCTTCACGACAACCAGATTGTCCACAGAGACATCAAG GGTGACAACGTGCTGATAAACACATACAGCGGCGTTTTAAAGATCTCCGACTTTGGAACTTCCAAGAGGCTAGCGGGTATCAACCCCTGCACTGAAACTTTCGCCG GAACTCTCCAGTATATGGCACCCGAGATTATCGACCAGGGGCCCCGGGGGTACGGGAAGCCGGCTGACATCTGGTCCCTCGGGTGTACCATCATCGAAATGGCGACAGGCAAAACGCCCTTCCATGAGCTGGGGAGTCCTCAGGCAGCCATGTTCAAG GTTGGGATGTTTAAAATCCACCCCAAGGTTCCAGAGTGCATGTCAGCAGAAGCCAAGAGCTTCCTCATGAACTGTTTCGAGCCCAATCCGGATGACCGGGCCACGGCAGCCGACCTGCTCAAGGACACCTTCCTCAGGTCGTCCCCTAGGAAGAAGACCAGAGCCCCGCAGGAGTGTGAACCAGAAGACTCCTCCGCTG GTGACTACCACCGCAGCCTGTCTGTGCCAGTCTCCATCCGAGTGGAGAACACAGACTCGGGTTCCATCGACCTGTCCTGCTCGCTGGACTTCAGGGGAACACAGCTGTCCGTCTTCAAAGCCAACCATATCTCAGAGAGCCCCCCCGGCAATGGACGGTTCTTGCC AGTGCCGGAGGACTCTGCACTGGACATGAGCAGCCCAGCGTCCACAGGCGAGAACATGGGCTTGTTCATGCTGAGGAAAGACAGCGAGAGGAGGGCCACGCTGCACCGGGTGCTCACCGACGACGTGGCCAAGGTGGTGGCCAGCATACAGGAAGCCTTGCCAGAG TTTGAGAGGTCATCGCTCACGTCAGACTACATCACCGAGCTTGTTTGCTGTCTACGGGACAACATCTGCTCGCCAGACAAGAAGCGGCTGACCGGCTGCCTGCGGGACCTCCGAGCCACGCTACTATCCGCCGCCATACCTCTCAACAGCCTGCAGGCGGTGCTGTTCAGCTTCCAGGACGCA GTGAAGAAGGTGTTGAGGCAAGAGCTGGTGAAGCCTCATTGGATGTTCGCACTCGACAATCTTCTGAGGCAGGCCGTGCAGGACGCCATCACTGTGCTTCTTCCAG AACTGAAACTCCAGCTGCAATCGTCCTTTGAGACAGAGGACAGCACTCCTGAGGATGCGTCGGCTGAGACAAAgtctgtccaccaggaggcgGAGGAGACAGAACCCCAACGGTCCATGGACCAGATCCCGGAACCGCCAAGCCCCATGGACACCATCCTGGACAGCAACTGCTGGCTCGGTGACGAACTGAAGGACCTCCGACTGGAGACCAGAAG ACTGCTGAGGCTGTTGAGTGACAAGGAGCGAGAGTACCAGCACCTACTGAAGACTTCAGTCCAGAAGAAGCAAGAGGACATTGATGCTATCAGAGGACAGAGTCCAG
- the si:ch211-1i11.3 gene encoding mitogen-activated protein kinase kinase kinase 5 isoform X5 produces MSDSFCQASLFYHLGVRESFSMTNNIILYCYKEDTDLQAVKEQCGSYTFVPYVVSPQGKAFACDGTLMTGIKELMQTTFQLDSLLTPLAERLTHLLNTVDVQSSEYFRESIRHDIRSARERFSGQALSQELNRIQMRLDSVELLTPDIVMNLLLSYRDIQDYDAMIKLVEMLNNLPMCLVARHQNIKFHYIFALNRRNQPGDRTKALEEVLPIVQSEGPVVSDVYCLCGRIYKDIFISSGFSDQLSRDQACCWYGKAFEAEPTLHSGINNVVLLMAAGHEFDTSIELRKKGVTLSTLLGRKGSLEKMKNYWDVGFYLGANILVNAHRKVIEASEKLYKLNAPLWYVASVMETYIVYQQFAKPPEVKSPKQDTVDFWMELLLQYCKPSVCTDRCPVLILEPTKVLQPAVVSVSEGNKSHTVQLKHVTPFKKGLHQWTFPAAAIRGVSVSKIDERSCFLYVHYNSDDFQLYFPSEQHCKDFCDLVNSLLQKAENTSEELNPHSEGILEYVYETNENGDKVVLGKGTYGIVYAGRDVSNQVRIAIKEIPEKDSTYSQPLHEEIGLHKRLKHRNIVQYLGSISQDGFIKIFMEEVPGGSLSSLLRSKWGPLKDNEATVIFYTKQILEGLRYLHDNQIVHRDIKGDNVLINTYSGVLKISDFGTSKRLAGINPCTETFAGTLQYMAPEIIDQGPRGYGKPADIWSLGCTIIEMATGKTPFHELGSPQAAMFKVGMFKIHPKVPECMSAEAKSFLMNCFEPNPDDRATAADLLKDTFLRSSPRKKTRAPQECEPEDSSAGDYHRSLSVPVSIRVENTDSGSIDLSCSLDFRGTQLSVFKANHISESPPGNGRFLPVPEDSALDMSSPASTGENMGLFMLRKDSERRATLHRVLTDDVAKVVASIQEALPEFERSSLTSDYITELVCCLRDNICSPDKKRLTGCLRDLRATLLSAAIPLNSLQAVLFSFQDAVKKVLRQELVKPHWMFALDNLLRQAVQDAITVLLPELKLQLQSSFETEDSTPEDASAETKSVHQEAEETEPQRSMDQIPEPPSPMDTILDSNCWLGDELKDLRLETRRLLRLLSDKEREYQHLLKTSVQKKQEDIDAIRGQSPDDRLTASMSRADVMDMVAWLETIPVDQHTIEKLVAHQFTLDCLLQIACRDDLMYCGIRGGMLCRMWAAITAYRKAHPDTFDQDDARR; encoded by the exons ATGAGCGACTCGTTCTGCCAAGCGTCCCTCTTTTATCACCTGGGAGTGAGGGAAAGTTTCAGCATGACCAACAACATCATCCTGTACTGTTATAAAGAGGATACAGATCTGCAGGCTGTCAAA GAGCAGTGCGGAAGCTACACGTTCGTGCCTTACGTGGTGTCGCCTCAGGGCAAAGCCTTTGCCTGCGACGGTACACTGATGACTGGCATCAAAGAGTTGATGCAGACCACGTTCCAGTTGGATTCGCTTCTCACGCCGCTGGCGGAGCGactcacacatttgctcaacaCCGTGGATGTGCAATCCAG CGAATACTTCAGAGAGTCCATCAGGCACGACATCCGCTCGGCAAGGGAGCGCTTCAGTGGTCAGGCCCTGAGCCAGGAGCTGAATCGCATCCAGATGCGTCTGGACAGTGTGGAGCTTCTCACCCCTGATATCGTCATGAACCTGCTGCTGTCCTACAGGGACATTCAG GATTACGATGCTATGATCAAACTGGTGGAGATGCTGAACAACCTACCCATGTGTCTGGTGGCAAGACATCAAAATATAAAGTTTCACTATATCTTTGCTCTCaacag GAGGAATCAACCAGGCGATCGTACCAAGGCTTTAGAGGAGGTCCTTCCCATTGTGCAATCAGAAGGCCCGGTGGTGTCCGACGTCTACTGCCTGTGCGGTCGCATCTACAAAGACATTTTCATTAGCTCTGGCTTCAGCGACCAGCTCAGCAGAGATCAAGCCTGCTGCTG GTACGGCAAAGCCTTTGAGGCCGAACCTACTCTTCATTCTGGTATCAACAACGTGGTCCTTCTGATGGCAGCCGGACATGAGTTTGATACGTCCATTGAGctgcgcaaaaaag GTGTGACTTTAAGTACTCTGTTGGGCCGGAAGGGCAGCCTGGAGAAGATGAAGAACTACTGGGACGTGGGTTTCTACCTGGGCGCTAACATCCTGGTCAACGCGCATAGGAAAGTCATCGAGGCTTCAGAGAAACTGTACAAGCTCAATGCTCCACTTTG GTACGTCGCATCTGTGATGGAGACGTATATTGTGTACCAGCAGTTTGCTAAGCCTCCCGAGGTGAAGTCTCCCAAACAGGACACCGTGGACTTCTGGATGGAGCTTCTGTTGCAGTATTGTAAACCCAGCGTCTGCACAGACCGCTGCCCG GTGCTCATTTTGGAGCCCACTAAAGTCCTTCAGCCTGCTGTAGTGTCTGTGAGCGAGGGGAACAAAAGTCACACTGTCCAGCTGAAACACGTTACACCCTTCAAG AAAGGCTTACATCAGTGGACTTTCCCGGCCGCTGCAATCCGGGGAGTGAG CGTTTCAAAGATTGACGAGCGGAGCTGCTTCCTGTACGTGCACTACAATTCGGACGACTTCCAACTGTACTTCCCGTCAGAGCAGCACTGTAAAGA TTTCTGTGATTTGGTCAATTCCCTGCTTCAAAAAGCTGAGAACACCTCCGAGGAGTTGAATCCTCACAGTGAAGGAATACTTGAG TATGTCTACGAGACCAACGAGAACGGCGACAAGGTGGTCCTCGGGAAAGGCACCTATGGCATCGTGTACGCCGGCAGGGACGTCAGCAACCAAGTGCGCATCGCCATCAAGGAGATCCCAGAGAAGGACAGCAC GTATTCCCAACCTCTCCACGAGGAGATCGGTTTACACAAGCGGCTGAAGCACAGGAACATCGTCCAGTACTTGGGCTCCATTAGTCAGGACGGTTTCATCAAGATCTTCATGGAAGAAGTACCAGGAG GAAGCCTGTCGTCCCTGCTACGGTCCAAGTGGGGCCCGCTGAAAGACAACGAGGCCACCGTCATCTTCTACACCAAGCAGATCCTCGAGGGGCTGAGATACCTTCACGACAACCAGATTGTCCACAGAGACATCAAG GGTGACAACGTGCTGATAAACACATACAGCGGCGTTTTAAAGATCTCCGACTTTGGAACTTCCAAGAGGCTAGCGGGTATCAACCCCTGCACTGAAACTTTCGCCG GAACTCTCCAGTATATGGCACCCGAGATTATCGACCAGGGGCCCCGGGGGTACGGGAAGCCGGCTGACATCTGGTCCCTCGGGTGTACCATCATCGAAATGGCGACAGGCAAAACGCCCTTCCATGAGCTGGGGAGTCCTCAGGCAGCCATGTTCAAG GTTGGGATGTTTAAAATCCACCCCAAGGTTCCAGAGTGCATGTCAGCAGAAGCCAAGAGCTTCCTCATGAACTGTTTCGAGCCCAATCCGGATGACCGGGCCACGGCAGCCGACCTGCTCAAGGACACCTTCCTCAGGTCGTCCCCTAGGAAGAAGACCAGAGCCCCGCAGGAGTGTGAACCAGAAGACTCCTCCGCTG GTGACTACCACCGCAGCCTGTCTGTGCCAGTCTCCATCCGAGTGGAGAACACAGACTCGGGTTCCATCGACCTGTCCTGCTCGCTGGACTTCAGGGGAACACAGCTGTCCGTCTTCAAAGCCAACCATATCTCAGAGAGCCCCCCCGGCAATGGACGGTTCTTGCC AGTGCCGGAGGACTCTGCACTGGACATGAGCAGCCCAGCGTCCACAGGCGAGAACATGGGCTTGTTCATGCTGAGGAAAGACAGCGAGAGGAGGGCCACGCTGCACCGGGTGCTCACCGACGACGTGGCCAAGGTGGTGGCCAGCATACAGGAAGCCTTGCCAGAG TTTGAGAGGTCATCGCTCACGTCAGACTACATCACCGAGCTTGTTTGCTGTCTACGGGACAACATCTGCTCGCCAGACAAGAAGCGGCTGACCGGCTGCCTGCGGGACCTCCGAGCCACGCTACTATCCGCCGCCATACCTCTCAACAGCCTGCAGGCGGTGCTGTTCAGCTTCCAGGACGCA GTGAAGAAGGTGTTGAGGCAAGAGCTGGTGAAGCCTCATTGGATGTTCGCACTCGACAATCTTCTGAGGCAGGCCGTGCAGGACGCCATCACTGTGCTTCTTCCAG AACTGAAACTCCAGCTGCAATCGTCCTTTGAGACAGAGGACAGCACTCCTGAGGATGCGTCGGCTGAGACAAAgtctgtccaccaggaggcgGAGGAGACAGAACCCCAACGGTCCATGGACCAGATCCCGGAACCGCCAAGCCCCATGGACACCATCCTGGACAGCAACTGCTGGCTCGGTGACGAACTGAAGGACCTCCGACTGGAGACCAGAAG ACTGCTGAGGCTGTTGAGTGACAAGGAGCGAGAGTACCAGCACCTACTGAAGACTTCAGTCCAGAAGAAGCAAGAGGACATTGATGCTATCAGAGGACAGAGTCCAG